The window GGGAGATCTTCGAGCCGCTGCTGACGGGTCTTCGCGCCGAGGGGATCGTCTTCCGCGGCATCCTGTACGCGGGCCTCATGATCGAACGGGGGGTCCCCCGGGTCCTCGAGTTCAACGTCCGCTTCGGCGACCCCGAGGCCCAGCCGCTCTTCCTTCGACTGAAAAGCGATCTCGTCCCCCTGCTCCTGCAGTGCGCGCGGGGGAAGATCACCGACGCGAAGATGGAGATCGACCCGAGGCCGACGGTCTGCGTCGTGATGTCCTCCGGCGGCTACCCGGGGAGCTACGAGAAGGGCCGCCCCATCGGGGGAATCGAGGAAGCGGAGAAAGAGGGGGGCGTGGTCGTGTTCCATGCCGGCACGGCGATGAAGGACGATCGCCTGGTGAACCACGGGGGGCGCGTCCTCGGCGTCACCGCGATCGACAATACGCTGAAAGAGGCAATCGCCCGGGCGTACCGCGCCGTAGACAAGATCCACTGGGAAGGCGCCTACTGGCGCACCGACATCGGGCGGAAGGCGCTGGCGAGGGGGAAAGGATGATGGCAGGGAAGGTCCTGATCCTCATTGGAAGCTCCTCCGACGCGGAGACGATGCGGGCGGCGGAGGAGGTGTTGTCGGGCTACGGGATCCCGTGCGAGATGACCGTCGCGTCCGCGCATCGCTCGCCGGGGCGGACCCAGTCGCTGGCCCGCAACGCGGAGAAGGAGGGGTTCTCGGTCATCATCGCCGGAGCGGGAGGCGCGGCGCACCTCGCCGGTTGCGTGGCCGCCGAGACGGTGCTCCCGGTGATCGGTGTCCCGCTGGCCGCGTCGCCCCTGGGCGGGTTCGATGCCCTGCTCTCGACCGTCCAGATGCCTGCGGGTGTGCCGGTGGCGACCGTGGCCGTGGGAATGGCGGGAGCCCAGAACGCGGCGCACCTTGCGGCGCAGATTCTTTCCATTTCGTCCCCGAGGCTTCGGGTAAAGATCCGGGCAGGCCGGAAAAAGATGGCGGTCGCCGTCGAAGAGGCGGCGAAGCGGCTTCCATGATCCACCCGCCCGAGGGACGTATCCCACGGTCTTCCCTTGCGGGCGGACGGAGGCGGGACGCTCCTCGAGGGGAATACCCGCCATGACGCGCCTGATCCTCCTCGATGCCGATCGCGCCGACAGGTCGATGACTCCGAATCCACGCTTTCTTGCGGCGATGATCGATTCGCTGCGCGCCGGAGGGGCGGTGATCTTCCCCACCGACACCTTGTACGGACTCGGCGTGGACCCGTGCTCGGAAAAGGGACTCAACCGGTTGCTCGCCGCCAAGGGCCGGGACCGGTCGAAACCGATCCCGTTGCTCCTGTCGGGGGGGAACCAGGTCGACCGCTGGACGCGGCACGTTCCGCCCGCCGCCGCCCGCCTCATGGACCGGTTCTGGCCCGGTGCCCTCACGCTGGTGCTCCCCGCGGATCCGGGGGTCCACCCGGCCGTGACCGGCGGGGGAGACACGGTGGGGCTGCGCGTCCCCGACCATCCCGTCCCGCGGGCGTTGGCGGCGGGACTCTCCGGCGCCATCACAGGCACGTCGGCCAACCGGTCAGGGAATTCCGGGTCGTGGAGGTCCGCCGAGGAGATCGTCCGGGAATTCACCGGGGTGGTCGATTGGGTCTTGTGGGGTGGGGCCCCGTTACGAGCTTCGCGCTGCCGGGAAGGTTCCGGGAACTCCCCCGGCTCCACCGTGGTGCGGATGACCGACGGCCACCCGGTCCTGTTGAGGGAAGGGGTTCTCCCGTTTCGCGACATCATCGAATTCCTGCAGAAAGGGTGACGCCATGGCCGAAGTGAAACCGTTCCGGGGGATCCATTACGACGTGAAGCGCGTGGGAGACCTGACCCGTGTGGTGGCACCGCCGTACGATGTCATCTCACCGGAGGAGCAGGATTCCCTCCATCGCCGCCACCCCCGCAACATCGTGTGGATCGATTTCGGGAAGGCGAAGGAGGGTGACGGTCCGGGATCGGACAG is drawn from Candidatus Deferrimicrobium sp. and contains these coding sequences:
- the purE gene encoding 5-(carboxyamino)imidazole ribonucleotide mutase, whose product is MMAGKVLILIGSSSDAETMRAAEEVLSGYGIPCEMTVASAHRSPGRTQSLARNAEKEGFSVIIAGAGGAAHLAGCVAAETVLPVIGVPLAASPLGGFDALLSTVQMPAGVPVATVAVGMAGAQNAAHLAAQILSISSPRLRVKIRAGRKKMAVAVEEAAKRLP
- a CDS encoding L-threonylcarbamoyladenylate synthase; the protein is MTRLILLDADRADRSMTPNPRFLAAMIDSLRAGGAVIFPTDTLYGLGVDPCSEKGLNRLLAAKGRDRSKPIPLLLSGGNQVDRWTRHVPPAAARLMDRFWPGALTLVLPADPGVHPAVTGGGDTVGLRVPDHPVPRALAAGLSGAITGTSANRSGNSGSWRSAEEIVREFTGVVDWVLWGGAPLRASRCREGSGNSPGSTVVRMTDGHPVLLREGVLPFRDIIEFLQKG